One window of the Natronosalvus amylolyticus genome contains the following:
- a CDS encoding sensor histidine kinase, whose protein sequence is MTGDSNIIRAQDGQRALIENFPNGVLVLFDDDLKYQIVGPRTLPFSKKESIEMVGHRIDELFPSSIIDQLESELQATIEGEQRSFDIEYTDRVHHIETQPVDIKGQSYGVLVTQGVTEERKRAKELERQNERLDQFASMISHDLRNPLSLAVADIEMFRETGDEGYLDGALEALDRIDELTTDLLTLARTDATSDEYDTVAIRTVANRAWEMVDSRQATLEIEDQSLYCDRGQLQALFENLFRNAVGHGGNSVAVRIGPLEEESGFFVEDTGSGISPEDREEVFKHGYTTGYSGSGVGLTIVSRIAQSHNWEVSLTDSEEGGARFEFRELNTVD, encoded by the coding sequence ATGACGGGGGACTCAAACATTATTCGGGCGCAGGACGGACAACGGGCACTGATTGAGAATTTTCCAAATGGAGTCCTCGTACTCTTTGACGATGACCTCAAATACCAGATTGTAGGGCCTCGAACCCTGCCGTTCAGTAAAAAGGAATCAATCGAGATGGTCGGCCACCGAATTGATGAGCTGTTTCCGTCATCGATCATCGATCAACTCGAGTCAGAGTTACAAGCCACAATCGAAGGTGAGCAACGGTCATTTGATATTGAATATACCGACCGAGTTCATCACATCGAGACCCAGCCAGTCGATATTAAGGGCCAGTCCTATGGAGTGTTGGTCACGCAGGGAGTCACTGAGGAACGAAAGCGTGCAAAGGAGTTAGAAAGACAAAACGAGCGCCTCGACCAGTTTGCAAGCATGATTTCTCACGATCTTCGGAATCCGCTTTCACTCGCGGTTGCTGATATCGAAATGTTTCGTGAAACCGGTGATGAGGGTTACTTAGATGGAGCTTTGGAAGCGCTTGACCGAATCGATGAACTAACCACAGACTTGTTGACTCTAGCACGAACGGACGCCACTTCGGATGAGTACGACACAGTGGCAATTCGTACTGTAGCGAATCGAGCGTGGGAAATGGTCGATTCACGACAGGCAACGCTCGAGATAGAAGACCAATCCCTCTATTGTGACCGCGGTCAGTTGCAGGCGCTCTTCGAGAACCTGTTTCGAAACGCCGTTGGTCACGGGGGGAATAGTGTCGCTGTGAGAATCGGACCACTTGAAGAAGAGAGCGGATTTTTCGTTGAGGATACCGGTTCTGGCATCTCACCAGAAGATAGAGAAGAGGTATTCAAACACGGTTATACGACGGGTTATAGTGGGAGCGGTGTTGGATTGACTATTGTTAGCCGTATCGCCCAATCACACAACTGGGAGGTTTCGTTGACCGATAGTGAGGAAGGCGGGGCTCGATTTGAGTTTCGGGAACTCAACACCGTAGATTGA